From the Cyanobacterium sp. T60_A2020_053 genome, one window contains:
- the arsS gene encoding arsenosugar biosynthesis radical SAM protein ArsS (Some members of this family are selenoproteins.), which produces MILTEKKVTNFKNKVKQLKKDKITVLQINLGRKCNLSCSHCHVEASPIRTEDLSDKVVNQLLAIIDKFPQIQTVDLTGGAPEMHNGFREIVILANKKNKEVIVRSNLTIFYANSYEDLPQFFAKNKVRVVASLPCYLEDNVDKQRGKGVYHDSISALQTLNKLGYGSKKDLVIDLVYNPPLPKDKNFRLTPNQQQLEKDYKKYLLDNFGIKFNQLLTITNLPIGRTKFYLDKHNLTDSYLEFLEDNFNSATLPFLMCKNQLSVDYLGNIYDCDFNQVTGVNSLNEKREKITLETILKENNLDIIKTIQTPNHCYGCTAGSGSSCGGAII; this is translated from the coding sequence ATGATTTTAACTGAAAAAAAAGTAACTAATTTTAAGAACAAAGTAAAGCAATTAAAAAAAGATAAGATAACAGTATTACAAATTAATTTAGGGCGTAAATGTAATCTTAGTTGTAGTCATTGTCATGTGGAAGCATCGCCCATAAGAACAGAAGATTTAAGCGATAAAGTGGTTAATCAATTATTAGCGATAATTGATAAATTTCCACAAATTCAAACGGTGGATTTGACGGGGGGGGCGCCGGAAATGCACAATGGTTTTAGAGAGATTGTCATTCTAGCGAACAAAAAAAATAAGGAAGTTATTGTTAGGTCAAATTTAACTATTTTTTATGCTAATAGTTATGAAGATTTACCGCAATTTTTTGCTAAAAATAAAGTGAGAGTAGTGGCTTCTTTACCTTGTTACTTGGAGGATAATGTAGATAAACAGAGAGGAAAAGGTGTTTATCATGATTCTATCAGCGCCCTCCAAACTTTAAACAAACTTGGCTATGGTAGCAAAAAAGATTTGGTAATTGATTTAGTTTATAATCCACCATTACCGAAAGATAAAAATTTCAGGTTAACACCGAATCAACAACAACTAGAAAAAGATTATAAAAAATATTTACTGGATAATTTTGGTATTAAATTTAACCAACTATTAACTATCACTAATTTACCTATTGGTAGAACAAAGTTTTATTTAGATAAACATAATTTAACCGATAGTTATTTAGAATTTTTAGAAGATAACTTTAACTCAGCAACATTACCATTTTTAATGTGTAAAAATCAGTTATCGGTGGATTATTTAGGAAATATTTATGATTGTGACTTTAATCAAGTGACAGGAGTTAATTCTCTTAATGAAAAAAGAGAAAAAATCACTTTAGAAACAATCTTAAAAGAGAATAATCTTGATATAATTAAAACAATTCAAACTCCCAATCATTGTTATGGATGCACCGCAGGGAGTGGCTCTAGTTGTGGGGGCGCTATTATTTAG
- a CDS encoding site-2 protease family protein, with amino-acid sequence MNGNIRVGNLFGIPFYINPSWFLVLGLMTLTYGGQLAYSTSLSGIFPWVVGLMASLLLFASVLAHELGHSFVAISQGIEVKSITLFIFGGLASLERESKTPAGAFFVAIAGPLVSIILFGLFTAIQVTTPLPVALSLVVSLLAYINLILALFNMIPGLPLDGGNVLKAIVWKVTGNPQKGVIFASRFGQFFGWSAVVVGALGTLGVIPFGNFWTVFIGWFLLQNAGNAAQSAQLEDRLNHYTAEDALTPESPVVKDSLTLREFANNYIIGKQPWRKFLVTDDNGILSGVMDIEDLKSTSTHLWNETLVKDLMKSTEDVKTVHHNVTLLEVAKILEQQKQTELTVIREDGSVLGLIEKQGIMKFLQTTAKGNG; translated from the coding sequence ATGAACGGTAACATCAGGGTAGGCAACTTATTTGGTATTCCCTTCTATATCAATCCCTCATGGTTTTTAGTATTAGGTTTAATGACACTCACCTATGGGGGACAATTAGCATATAGTACAAGTCTATCAGGAATTTTCCCTTGGGTAGTGGGTTTAATGGCATCCCTACTGTTATTCGCTTCAGTATTAGCGCACGAATTAGGGCATAGTTTCGTGGCAATTTCTCAGGGAATAGAAGTAAAATCCATCACTTTATTTATTTTCGGTGGTTTAGCATCTTTAGAAAGAGAGTCAAAAACTCCTGCGGGCGCTTTTTTTGTTGCCATTGCTGGACCTTTAGTTAGTATAATTCTATTCGGTTTATTTACCGCTATTCAAGTAACTACTCCTTTACCAGTTGCTTTATCGTTAGTGGTATCTTTATTAGCTTACATTAATTTGATTTTGGCATTATTTAACATGATTCCGGGTTTACCCCTTGATGGTGGTAATGTCTTAAAAGCCATTGTCTGGAAAGTTACGGGAAATCCTCAAAAAGGTGTTATTTTTGCCAGTCGTTTTGGTCAATTTTTTGGCTGGAGTGCTGTGGTGGTGGGCGCTTTAGGCACTTTAGGCGTGATTCCTTTTGGTAATTTTTGGACTGTATTTATTGGTTGGTTTTTGTTACAAAATGCTGGAAATGCAGCCCAATCAGCACAGTTAGAAGATCGTTTAAACCACTATACAGCAGAAGATGCTCTTACTCCAGAAAGTCCAGTAGTTAAAGATAGCTTAACTTTGAGAGAATTTGCTAATAATTATATTATCGGGAAGCAACCTTGGCGCAAGTTTTTAGTCACTGATGATAACGGTATTTTATCGGGAGTAATGGATATTGAAGATTTGAAGTCAACTTCTACTCATCTTTGGAATGAAACCCTGGTTAAGGATTTAATGAAATCCACTGAAGATGTTAAAACCGTTCACCATAACGTTACCCTGTTAGAAGTAGCCAAAATATTAGAACAACAAAAACAAACTGAATTAACAGTTATCAGGGAAGACGGTAGTGTTTTAGGGTTAATTGAGAAGCAAGGTATTATGAAATTTCTACAAACTACGGCGAAGGGTAATGGATAA
- the tsaD gene encoding tRNA (adenosine(37)-N6)-threonylcarbamoyltransferase complex transferase subunit TsaD: protein MAIILGIESSCDDTSVAIVNDRQVLSNVVASQINLHENFGGVVPELASRQHLEMINYCITEALQQANLTWLEVEGIACTVAPGLVGSLMVGATAGKTLAMVHNKPFLGVHHLEGHIYASYLSAPHLNPPFLCLLVSGGHTSLIHVKDCGNYENIGATRDDAVGEAFDKVARLLNLGYPGGPVIDKLAKQGNAQAFKLPEGRVSLPNNQGFHPYDSSFSGLKTAVLRLVKQLEKSEGKDNLPIADLCASFQKTVAQALTKRAIRACLDLGLDTIAVGGGVAANSGLREELQHHCAQHNLAVYFPPLKYCTDNAAMIACAGADHFSRQQRSSLTLEVSSRMNLEKVNELYFFIA from the coding sequence ATGGCGATTATTTTAGGTATTGAAAGTAGTTGCGATGATACTAGCGTGGCGATTGTTAATGATCGGCAAGTTTTAAGTAACGTAGTGGCATCTCAAATTAACTTACATGAAAATTTTGGGGGGGTTGTACCAGAATTAGCCTCCCGTCAGCATCTGGAAATGATTAACTATTGTATTACTGAAGCGTTACAACAAGCTAATTTAACATGGTTAGAAGTGGAAGGGATCGCTTGTACTGTAGCGCCCGGCTTAGTCGGTTCTTTGATGGTGGGCGCTACGGCAGGAAAAACCCTTGCGATGGTTCATAATAAGCCATTTTTAGGGGTTCACCATTTGGAAGGTCATATTTACGCTTCTTATCTCAGCGCCCCTCACCTTAACCCTCCTTTCCTCTGTTTATTAGTTTCCGGAGGTCATACTAGCTTAATTCATGTCAAAGATTGTGGTAACTATGAAAATATCGGTGCTACCCGTGATGATGCCGTAGGGGAAGCCTTTGATAAAGTGGCACGATTACTTAACCTTGGTTATCCGGGAGGTCCTGTTATTGATAAATTGGCAAAACAAGGCAATGCTCAAGCCTTTAAATTGCCAGAAGGGCGCGTTTCTTTACCTAATAATCAAGGCTTTCACCCCTATGATTCCAGCTTTAGCGGTTTAAAAACGGCTGTGTTACGATTAGTTAAGCAACTGGAGAAGTCGGAGGGAAAAGATAATTTACCCATTGCTGATTTATGTGCGAGTTTTCAAAAAACTGTTGCTCAAGCCTTGACAAAAAGAGCTATTCGTGCGTGTCTTGATTTAGGTTTAGACACCATTGCCGTAGGGGGAGGAGTAGCGGCTAACAGTGGTTTACGGGAAGAATTACAGCACCATTGTGCGCAACATAATTTAGCTGTTTATTTTCCCCCGTTGAAATATTGTACTGACAATGCCGCCATGATTGCTTGTGCGGGCGCCGATCATTTTAGCCGTCAGCAACGCTCTTCTCTCACTTTAGAAGTATCATCGAGGATGAATCTGGAGAAAGTTAATGAGCTTTATTTCTTCATAGCTTAG
- a CDS encoding Photosystem I reaction center subunit III, producing MGKILSLVLAFTVSLTLWGNFSAPAQADLSHLTPCSESAAYQAKAKNFRNTTNDPESGAKRAARYAEALCGPEGYPHLVVDGRLNHAGDFVIPGLLFLYVAGWIGWVGRSYLIAIRGDKDAEMKEIIIDVPLAINKMLFGFTWPLQAFGELTSGKLTAKDSEIPISPR from the coding sequence ATGGGTAAAATATTAAGTCTCGTATTAGCATTTACAGTATCTTTGACCCTCTGGGGTAATTTCAGCGCCCCTGCACAAGCAGATTTATCTCATCTTACTCCCTGTAGTGAGTCTGCCGCTTATCAAGCCAAAGCCAAAAACTTCCGTAATACCACCAATGATCCTGAATCTGGGGCGAAGCGCGCTGCCAGATATGCAGAAGCACTTTGTGGACCTGAAGGCTATCCTCATTTAGTCGTAGATGGCAGATTAAATCATGCCGGTGATTTTGTGATCCCCGGTTTACTATTTCTCTATGTAGCTGGTTGGATTGGTTGGGTAGGACGTTCTTACTTAATCGCCATCAGGGGTGATAAAGATGCAGAAATGAAAGAAATTATCATCGATGTACCTTTAGCAATTAATAAAATGTTATTTGGTTTTACTTGGCCTCTCCAAGCCTTTGGTGAACTAACCTCTGGTAAATTAACTGCCAAAGATTCGGAAATTCCTATTTCCCCTCGTTAA
- a CDS encoding photosystem I reaction center subunit IX, producing MKGLPVFLSTAPVLITALLVFTAGLLIEFNRFFPDLLFHPMG from the coding sequence ATGAAAGGTTTACCTGTTTTCTTGTCCACAGCGCCCGTCTTAATTACTGCATTATTGGTATTTACGGCTGGTTTATTAATCGAATTTAACCGCTTTTTCCCCGATCTTTTATTCCACCCTATGGGATAA
- a CDS encoding restriction endonuclease: MTNQLFYGDNLDVLRRHIKDETVDLCYIDPPFNSKRNYNQIYNNIGKEDRAQAQAFIDTWTWDDLANQGLAEIKENYYGKFTEQVIALICGLEAVLGKGSLFAYLVNMTLRITEIHRVLKPTGSFYLHCDPTASHYLKLVLDAIFCSQGGDFQNEIIWSYQRWTGATKHFQCMHDVILFYTKDKKEFVFNIQYEPYSYKSKHKAKRISKAEKGKVIEQQYTDDTSRQKAMRDVWEISYLNSQSRERLGYPTQKPEALLERIIKASSNEGDVILDAFCGCGTTIAVAQRLNRQWIGIDITYQSISLILKRLEDSFGKGVLDNITLNGIPKDMASAEALALKKDDRTRKEFEKWAVLTYTNNRAVINDKKGADRGIDGVAFFDGGKDKPEKIIIQVKSGNVKSGDIRDLQGTMTLNDASIGVFITLNEPTKAMIKTAKEAGIYQSKFMSSSMDKINIVTVREIIEEQKRLDIRLVLEVLKGAEKQTETQGNQMKISF; the protein is encoded by the coding sequence ATGACTAATCAATTATTTTACGGTGATAATTTAGATGTTTTACGCAGACATATTAAGGATGAAACTGTAGATTTATGTTACATTGATCCGCCCTTTAATTCTAAGCGCAATTATAACCAAATTTATAATAACATTGGCAAGGAAGATCGCGCCCAAGCTCAGGCTTTTATTGATACTTGGACTTGGGATGATTTGGCTAATCAAGGTTTAGCTGAAATTAAAGAAAATTATTATGGTAAATTCACTGAGCAAGTTATCGCTTTAATCTGCGGCTTGGAAGCGGTTTTGGGTAAGGGTAGTTTGTTTGCTTATCTGGTGAATATGACTCTACGCATCACGGAAATTCACCGAGTTTTGAAGCCTACGGGCAGTTTTTATCTTCATTGTGATCCTACCGCTTCTCATTATTTAAAATTAGTTTTAGATGCTATTTTTTGCTCTCAAGGTGGTGATTTTCAAAATGAAATAATTTGGAGTTATCAAAGATGGACAGGTGCAACTAAACATTTTCAATGTATGCACGATGTGATTTTATTTTATACAAAAGATAAAAAAGAATTTGTTTTTAATATTCAATATGAACCTTATTCATATAAATCTAAACACAAAGCAAAAAGAATATCAAAAGCGGAAAAAGGAAAAGTGATCGAACAACAATATACCGATGATACTAGCAGACAAAAAGCAATGAGAGATGTTTGGGAAATTTCTTATTTAAACTCACAATCAAGAGAAAGATTAGGTTATCCCACACAAAAACCAGAGGCATTATTAGAGAGAATTATTAAAGCCAGTAGCAATGAAGGAGATGTGATATTAGATGCTTTTTGTGGCTGTGGCACAACTATTGCTGTGGCGCAAAGATTGAATCGGCAATGGATAGGCATTGATATAACCTATCAAAGTATCAGTTTAATACTCAAGCGCCTTGAGGATAGCTTTGGTAAGGGAGTTTTGGATAATATTACCCTCAATGGTATTCCCAAAGATATGGCATCGGCAGAGGCGTTAGCGCTGAAAAAAGATGATCGCACTAGAAAAGAGTTTGAAAAATGGGCGGTGCTAACTTATACTAACAATCGTGCGGTTATCAATGACAAGAAGGGCGCTGATCGTGGTATTGATGGGGTGGCGTTTTTTGATGGTGGGAAGGATAAACCAGAAAAAATCATTATCCAAGTGAAATCAGGTAACGTAAAATCGGGGGATATTCGGGATTTACAAGGTACAATGACCCTTAATGATGCTAGTATTGGGGTTTTTATTACGCTGAATGAACCTACTAAGGCAATGATTAAAACAGCAAAGGAAGCGGGAATATATCAAAGTAAGTTTATGAGTAGTTCTATGGATAAGATCAATATAGTGACGGTGAGGGAAATTATTGAGGAACAAAAGCGCCTTGATATTCGATTAGTGTTGGAGGTGTTGAAGGGCGCTGAGAAACAGACGGAAACCCAGGGAAATCAAATGAAAATTAGTTTTTAG
- a CDS encoding DUF4336 domain-containing protein — translation MSKNREQNWRWWFLLPIYPYQNRPTIQTEVIKDQMWTFEQPHGLLYAVVSIRMTVVKLKGGGLLVYCPLAPTAQCVTMVRELENKHGKIKYIIHSTSSGLEHKIFVPPFARCFPHAEIYCVPSQWTFPLRLPLSWVGFPTNRTKLLPLDWRRAPFADDFEYQILDIDLTQGSFAEVAMYHPSSQTLLVTDTVIYVPEKPPEIVQLDPFPLLFHARERALDQLPDNEYNRLKGWQRICLFALYFRPSMIETLSIKQLWQDAIKAPDRSRKNYFGLYPFRWQPQWQTSFLAISNRLLVAPILESLILPQAPKKVMDWVNAVTKWNFKQVIPAHFEAPFTATPAEFKQAFSFLLPSQTTPEKLYPSGKRQIYLKDANFIRVLEKNLVRWGIAKHPMDN, via the coding sequence GTGAGCAAAAATCGAGAACAAAATTGGCGCTGGTGGTTTCTTCTACCGATCTATCCTTATCAAAATCGCCCTACCATTCAAACAGAGGTGATTAAGGATCAAATGTGGACTTTTGAGCAACCCCATGGCTTATTATATGCGGTGGTATCTATCCGCATGACGGTAGTTAAACTCAAGGGGGGAGGATTATTGGTCTATTGTCCCCTAGCGCCCACCGCCCAATGCGTTACTATGGTCAGGGAATTAGAAAATAAGCACGGTAAGATCAAATATATTATTCACTCCACCAGTTCAGGATTAGAACATAAAATATTTGTACCACCCTTCGCGCGCTGTTTTCCCCACGCTGAGATTTATTGTGTGCCGAGTCAGTGGACTTTTCCCCTGCGCCTTCCCCTCAGTTGGGTAGGTTTTCCGACTAATAGAACAAAACTATTACCTCTGGATTGGCGGAGGGCGCCCTTCGCCGATGATTTTGAATATCAGATTTTAGACATCGATTTAACTCAAGGTTCATTTGCCGAAGTAGCCATGTATCACCCCTCTAGCCAGACTTTATTAGTTACCGATACCGTTATCTATGTTCCCGAAAAACCCCCCGAAATCGTCCAATTAGACCCCTTTCCGTTACTGTTTCATGCACGGGAGAGGGCGCTGGATCAATTACCAGATAATGAATATAATCGCCTCAAAGGATGGCAGAGAATCTGCCTATTTGCCCTCTATTTTCGTCCTAGCATGATTGAAACTCTCAGCATTAAACAACTGTGGCAAGATGCCATCAAAGCGCCCGATCGCAGTCGCAAAAACTACTTTGGGTTATATCCCTTTCGGTGGCAACCCCAATGGCAAACCTCATTCCTTGCCATCAGTAACCGCTTATTAGTAGCGCCCATCCTCGAAAGCCTAATCTTACCACAAGCACCCAAAAAAGTCATGGATTGGGTTAATGCTGTGACAAAATGGAATTTTAAACAAGTAATTCCCGCCCATTTTGAAGCGCCCTTCACCGCTACCCCAGCAGAATTTAAACAGGCTTTTAGTTTTCTCTTACCTTCTCAAACCACCCCAGAAAAATTATATCCCAGTGGCAAACGCCAAATTTATCTCAAAGATGCTAATTTTATCCGAGTCTTAGAAAAAAACCTCGTGCGCTGGGGAATTGCTAAACACCCAATGGACAATTGA
- a CDS encoding low molecular weight phosphotyrosine protein phosphatase, whose product MVKLLFVCLGNICRSPSAENIMRHLLEKEGLNDQIILDSAGTSNYHIGARPDARMRESAKKRGIELLGKSRQIEDFDLEYYDLILAMDKSNYQDILALDLKKKYHHKIKLMCAFCREYNDKEVPDPYYGGESGFDYVIDLLLDACQGLLDHIKDNYSIN is encoded by the coding sequence ATGGTTAAATTACTATTTGTGTGCTTAGGAAATATTTGTCGCTCTCCTTCGGCTGAAAATATTATGCGCCATCTACTAGAAAAAGAAGGCTTAAACGATCAAATTATCCTAGATTCAGCAGGTACATCAAATTATCATATCGGGGCGAGACCTGACGCTAGAATGAGAGAATCGGCAAAAAAAAGAGGTATTGAATTATTAGGAAAATCAAGACAAATCGAAGATTTTGACCTCGAATATTATGATCTTATTTTAGCGATGGATAAGTCAAATTATCAAGATATTTTAGCTCTTGATCTTAAGAAAAAATATCATCATAAAATTAAGTTAATGTGCGCTTTTTGTCGTGAATATAATGATAAAGAAGTGCCTGATCCTTATTACGGTGGTGAGTCTGGCTTTGATTATGTGATTGATTTACTACTAGATGCTTGTCAAGGATTACTTGATCATATTAAGGATAATTATTCTATAAATTAA
- the psaM gene encoding photosystem I reaction center subunit XII, producing the protein MSISDTQIFIALAIALVPGILAFRLASELYK; encoded by the coding sequence ATGTCAATTTCTGATACTCAGATTTTTATCGCCTTAGCCATTGCGCTAGTACCCGGTATTCTCGCTTTTCGTTTAGCTTCCGAATTATATAAATAA
- a CDS encoding ComEA family DNA-binding protein codes for MINFNGRGRALVRKIESNPYYRFQNAVEINIGASLGIKIDVNQATVDDWLRLPGISITQARNLVEMTTSGIQFLCLEDLAAALGVSVSRIMFWQPLLSFAYYDQNSFHEPSKINPNTASVEQLMAIPNLDQSLAMAIIEQRQSIGNYRNLVDLQRRLNLKPDFVYHLMYYFQFN; via the coding sequence ATGATAAATTTTAATGGACGGGGGAGGGCGCTGGTGCGTAAAATCGAAAGTAATCCCTATTATCGTTTTCAAAATGCTGTAGAAATTAACATCGGTGCAAGTTTAGGCATTAAAATTGACGTTAATCAAGCTACGGTTGATGACTGGTTAAGATTACCCGGTATCTCCATTACTCAAGCTCGAAATTTGGTGGAAATGACTACTTCGGGCATACAATTTCTCTGTTTGGAAGATTTAGCTGCGGCACTGGGAGTATCAGTTTCTCGTATTATGTTTTGGCAACCTTTACTCAGTTTTGCTTATTATGATCAAAATAGTTTTCACGAGCCCTCCAAAATTAATCCGAATACTGCAAGTGTTGAACAATTAATGGCTATTCCTAATTTAGATCAAAGTTTAGCTATGGCGATTATTGAGCAAAGACAAAGTATTGGTAACTACCGTAACTTGGTGGATTTACAGCGCCGTTTAAATCTTAAACCTGATTTTGTCTATCATCTGATGTATTATTTTCAGTTTAACTAG
- a CDS encoding NAD-dependent epimerase/dehydratase family protein, protein MKALVIGGDGYCGWATALHLSNKGYEVAILDSLARRHWDDKLGAQTLTPIAPIQRRIQRWYELTGKKIELFIGDITNYDFLINAFRTFEPESIVHFGEQRSAPYSMIDREHAVFTQVNNVVGTLNILYAMKEEFPDSHLVKLGTMGEYGTPNIDIEEGYIEIEHNGRKDVLPYPKQPGSFYHLSKVHDSHNIHFACKVWGIRATDLNQGIVYGVLTEETGMDELLVNRLDYDGVFGTALNRFCIQAAIGHPLTVYGTGGQTRALLDIRDTVRCMELAIANPADAGQFRVFNQFTELFSINDLANLVQKAGSTIGLKVEVNNLANPRVELEEHYFNAKNTKLLDLGLQPHYLSDSLLDSLLNFATKYKERVNLEQILPTVNWRR, encoded by the coding sequence ATGAAAGCATTAGTAATAGGCGGAGACGGTTACTGCGGATGGGCAACAGCATTACACCTCTCCAATAAAGGATACGAAGTAGCAATCCTAGATAGTCTAGCACGCCGTCACTGGGATGATAAATTAGGCGCACAAACATTAACCCCCATTGCCCCCATCCAGCGCCGTATTCAACGCTGGTATGAATTAACAGGAAAAAAAATTGAGCTTTTCATTGGTGACATCACCAATTATGACTTTTTAATTAACGCCTTTCGTACCTTTGAACCAGAATCCATCGTTCACTTTGGGGAACAACGTAGCGCCCCTTACTCTATGATAGATCGTGAACACGCTGTATTTACCCAAGTTAATAACGTAGTGGGTACATTAAACATCCTCTACGCCATGAAAGAGGAATTTCCTGACTCTCACCTCGTTAAACTAGGTACAATGGGCGAATATGGTACACCCAACATCGATATTGAAGAAGGTTATATCGAAATCGAACATAACGGGCGCAAAGACGTTTTACCCTATCCCAAGCAACCCGGTAGCTTCTATCACCTCAGCAAAGTTCATGATAGCCATAATATTCATTTTGCTTGTAAAGTTTGGGGGATTCGCGCTACTGACTTAAATCAGGGTATCGTTTACGGTGTTTTAACCGAAGAAACAGGCATGGATGAGTTATTAGTTAACCGCCTTGACTATGACGGCGTATTTGGTACAGCATTAAACCGTTTTTGTATTCAGGCAGCCATCGGACATCCTCTCACAGTATATGGTACGGGCGGACAAACCAGAGCCCTATTAGACATCAGAGACACCGTCAGATGTATGGAATTAGCCATCGCTAACCCTGCTGATGCTGGTCAATTTAGAGTGTTTAACCAATTTACTGAACTATTTAGTATTAATGACTTGGCTAATTTGGTACAAAAAGCAGGAAGCACCATCGGTTTAAAAGTAGAAGTTAATAACCTTGCTAATCCTAGAGTAGAATTAGAAGAACATTATTTTAATGCTAAAAATACTAAGTTATTAGATTTAGGTTTACAACCTCATTATTTATCTGATTCTTTACTTGATTCTCTGCTTAATTTTGCTACTAAGTATAAAGAAAGAGTGAATTTAGAGCAAATTTTACCCACAGTTAACTGGCGCAGATAA
- a CDS encoding DUF2232 domain-containing protein, which yields MASTASLIWLIDYYFRLGPFLKMLYPLPIALVYLRRGQRASIMTTVVCGLLLSILMGPPRSIVYVIPYGLMGIQFGALWARGAGWHLSLFMGSLIGSFGFFFRFWLFSILLGEDLWLYVVNQITGLADWIFLRLGILAQPAPSLIQLLILVVVFVNSLIYCFTVHLVALLMLDRLKNPIPRPPQWLRVILDYE from the coding sequence ATGGCAAGTACCGCTAGTTTGATATGGTTAATTGATTACTATTTTCGCTTAGGTCCTTTTCTTAAAATGCTCTATCCTTTACCTATCGCCTTAGTTTATCTTAGACGTGGTCAAAGAGCATCAATTATGACTACCGTTGTTTGTGGCTTACTGTTAAGCATTCTCATGGGTCCTCCCCGCAGTATTGTATATGTTATCCCCTACGGTTTGATGGGTATTCAATTTGGGGCGCTATGGGCGAGGGGCGCTGGGTGGCATTTATCCTTATTTATGGGTAGCTTGATCGGTAGTTTTGGTTTTTTCTTCCGTTTTTGGTTATTTTCCATTCTTCTCGGAGAAGATTTATGGCTTTATGTCGTTAATCAAATTACAGGTTTAGCAGATTGGATATTTTTACGCCTAGGCATTCTAGCACAACCAGCGCCCTCCCTCATTCAACTGCTCATTTTGGTTGTAGTATTCGTCAATAGTCTGATTTATTGCTTTACCGTACATTTAGTAGCATTGCTAATGTTAGATCGACTGAAAAACCCCATTCCGCGCCCTCCGCAGTGGTTGAGAGTCATCTTAGATTATGAATAA
- a CDS encoding LysR family transcriptional regulator, whose product MRIEQIKAFMAVSETGSFGQAAKQCGVTQSTISRQVQALEAHLRTSLFHRHAQAKLTVAGDKLLPHARRICQEWDKVEEKIKELLEGEQPELCVAAIHSVCAYFLPPLLQQFCQNHPRVQLRVTALGSDRALKVLRDGLVDVAIVMNNKYLTATGEMLVKPLYEEVIQVLVAKNHPLASKSSLTVKDLASYPQVIFKDGYGMQRIVQDLFASHGFDLLVAMELNTLDAFRGVIRQGNLIALLPQSALQESVLDPTLAIIPITLDSGLPLTRDVVLVTTCDRLAIPTVKNFFNLIYEQNQLRLNQ is encoded by the coding sequence ATGAGAATCGAGCAAATTAAGGCATTTATGGCGGTAAGCGAAACCGGCAGTTTCGGACAGGCGGCAAAGCAATGCGGAGTAACTCAATCTACTATCAGTCGTCAGGTTCAAGCCTTAGAAGCTCATTTGAGAACTTCTCTATTTCATCGTCATGCTCAAGCTAAATTAACAGTAGCTGGTGACAAATTACTACCCCATGCTAGGCGTATTTGTCAAGAGTGGGATAAAGTAGAAGAAAAAATCAAAGAACTATTAGAAGGAGAACAACCAGAGTTATGTGTAGCGGCGATTCATTCCGTCTGCGCTTATTTTCTTCCTCCCCTCTTACAGCAATTTTGTCAAAATCATCCAAGGGTACAATTAAGAGTAACCGCTCTAGGCAGTGATCGGGCGCTGAAAGTTTTGCGCGATGGTTTAGTGGATGTGGCTATCGTCATGAATAACAAATATTTAACCGCCACAGGAGAAATGTTGGTTAAGCCTTTATATGAAGAAGTGATACAAGTTTTAGTCGCCAAAAACCATCCTTTGGCAAGTAAAAGTAGTTTGACGGTTAAGGATTTGGCTAGTTATCCCCAAGTTATTTTTAAAGATGGCTATGGAATGCAAAGGATAGTACAAGATTTATTTGCCAGTCACGGCTTTGATTTATTGGTGGCGATGGAATTAAACACTTTAGACGCTTTCCGAGGGGTAATTCGTCAAGGTAATTTAATCGCTTTATTACCTCAGTCTGCATTACAAGAGTCTGTTTTAGACCCTACTTTAGCCATCATACCCATCACCCTTGATTCTGGGTTACCACTAACTAGAGATGTGGTATTAGTGACCACTTGTGATCGTTTAGCAATTCCTACGGTGAAAAATTTTTTTAATTTAATTTATGAACAAAATCAACTAAGATTGAACCAATAA